A genomic region of Alnus glutinosa chromosome 11, dhAlnGlut1.1, whole genome shotgun sequence contains the following coding sequences:
- the LOC133882047 gene encoding phototropin-2 isoform X2, with protein sequence MEKPRATPSARHQFSGVDERRSVEVFGLPVSDDVSTSRKSEGGEIQDQGGLESTTFDSTVSSTEPGVSKWMAFEREAVSKPDNSNYSSASSLSDRIIKTEAGIAERKAEWGVVVKSDVGEGSLKAVGGMNLMGRSSRDGERVIGAASTRTSDESNCGSEKTSGAFPRVSQELKEALATLQQTFVVSDATKPDCPIIYASSGFFSMTGYSTKEVIGRNCRFLQGPETDRNEVAKIRDAVKNGNSYCGRLFNYKKDGTPFWNLLTVTPIKDDRGNTIKFIGMQVEVSKYTEGVNEKALRPNGLPKSLIRYDARQKEKALGSITEVVQTIKHPHSHGLSHDNASKLEGQESFNLDYILPKSADIQNMSTPGRQTRQLDSRGDVSHPSSCLEADKKSRKSGRISLMGFKGRSPSSVGRHEEKPIVEPEVLMTKDIEHTDRWDHADRERDIRQGIDLATTLERIEKNFVITDPRLPDNPIIFASDSFLELTEYTREEILGRNCRFLQGPETDQATVSKIRDAIRKQREITVQLINYTKSGKKFWNLFHLQPMRDQKGELQYFIGVQLDGSDHVEPLRNRLSERTELKSAKLVKATAENVDEAVRELPDANLRPEDLWAIHSRPVFPKPHKKESSSWLAIQKITACGEKLGLHHFKPIRPLGCGDTGSVHLVELKGTSELYAMKAMEKSAMLNRNKVHRACIEREIIALLDHPFLPTLYTSFQTYTHVCLITDFFAGGELFGVLDKQPMKIFKEESARFYAAEVIIALEYLHCLGIIYRDLKPENILVQKDGHIVLTDFDLSFMTSCKPHIIKHPLPSNRRRSRSQPPPTFVAEPVAQSNSFVGTEEYIAPEIITGAGHSSAIDWWALGVLLYEMLYGRTPFRGKNRQKTFANILHKDLTFPSSISGCIIQSFFLELPC encoded by the exons ATGGAGAAACCGAGAGCAACACCATCTGCAAGGCATCAATTTTCCGGTGTAGATGAGCGGAGATCGGTTGAGGTTTTCGGATTGCCAGTGAGTGATGATGTTAGCACTAGCAGGAAGAGCGAGGGAGGTGAAATACAAGATCAGGGTGGATTAGAAAGCACTACTTTTGATTCTACTGTGAGCAGTACAGAGCCGGGCGTGAGCAAGTGGATGGCATTTGAGAGAGAGGCCGTCAGCAAGCCCGACAATTCCAATTATTCTTCAGCTTCTTCTTTGAGTGATCGAATTATAAAAACTGAAGCTGGCATAGCCGAAAGGAAAGCAGAATGGGGTGTGGTGGTGAAGTCAGACGTGGGAGAGGGTAGTTTGAAAGCAGTAGGGGGTATGAACCTGATGGGGAGGTCATCACGCGATGGAGAGAGAGTCATTGGAGCGGCATCGACCAGGACATCGGATGAATCCAATTGTGGATCTGAAAAAACATCAGGGGCCTTCCCGAGGGTATCACAAGAGTTGAAGGAGGCTTTGGCAACATTGCAGCAAACATTTGTTGTCTCCGATGCCACAAAACCAGACTGCCCCATTATCTACGCCAGCAGCGGCTTCTTTAGTATGACCGGTTATTCTACAAAGGAGGTTATTGGAAGGAACTG CCGATTTCTTCAGGGACCGGAAACAGACCGGAATGAAGTGGCCAAAATACGAGATGCAGTTAAAAATGGGAACAGCTACTGTGGCAGGCTCTTTAACTACAAGAAGGATGGTACCCCTTTCTGGAATCTTCTCACTGTCACCCCTATCAAAGATGACCGTGGCAATACCATCAAATTTATTGG AATGCAAGTGGAGGTCAGCAAATACACTGAAGGTGTTAATGAGAAGGCACTACGGCCAAATGGGTTGCCCAAGTCGTTAATTCGTTATGATG CTCGTCAGAAGGAGAAGGCTTTAGGTTCCATCACAGAGGTTGTCCAGACTATAAAACATCCGCACTCTCACGGTTTGAGTCATGACAATGCCAGCAAGCTTGAAGGACAGGAAAGTTTCAACCTTGATTATATTCTGCCGAAATCTGCTGATATTCAGAATATGAGTACACCTGGCAGACAAACTCGTCAATTGGATTCCAGGGGTGATGTGTCTCATCCAAGTTCTTGTCTGGAAGCAGACAAGAAATCTAGAAAATCAGGACGCATTTCCTTAATGGG GTTCAAAGGGAGGTCTCCCAGCTCTGTAGGGAGGCATGAAGAGAAACCAATTGTTGAACCAGAGGTTTTGATGACTAAAGACATAGAACACACTGACCGTTGGGACCACGCTGATAGAGAAAGGGATATACGCCAAGGAATTGACCTAGCAACCACATTAGAACGCATTGAAAAGAACTTTGTGATCACTGATCCTAGACTTCCTGATAACCCAATT ATATTTGCATCTGATAGCTTTCTTGAATTGACAGAGTATACACGCGAAGAAATTTTGGGAAGGAACTGTAG GTTTCTTCAAGGACCCGAAACAGATCAAGCAACTGTCTCAAAGATAAGAGATGCCATTAGAAAACAAAGGGAAATCACTGTTCAGTTGATCAATTATACTAAGAGTG GAAAAAAATTCTGGAATTTGTTTCACTTGCAACCTATGCGTGACCAAAAG GGTGAGCTTCAATACTTCATTGGTGTCCAACTAGATGGAAGTGATCATGTGGAACCTCTGCGCAACCGGCTCTCAGAGAGAACAGAGCTAAAAAGTGCGAAGTtg GTCAAAGCCACTGCAGAAAATGTTGATGAAGCTGTCAGAGAACTTCCTGATGCCAACTTG AGACCGGAAGATTTGTGGGCAATTCATTCTCGGCCTGTCTTTCCAAAGCCTCACAAGAAAGAGAGTTCTTCTTGGCTAGCAATACAAAAG ATCACTGCATGCGGTGAAAAACTTGGGCTACATCATTTTAAGCCCATAAGACCATTGGGTTGTGGAGATACTGGCAG TGTTCATTTGGTGGAACTGAAAGGTACTAGTGAACTGTACGCTATGAAGGCAATGGAAAAGTCAGCAATGCTGAACCGTAACAAG GTTCACCGAGCATGCATTGAGAGGGAAATCATTGCACTACTTGATCATCCTTTTCTTCCAACACTTTACACTTCATTTCAG ACCTATACACACGTTTGTTTGATAACAGACTTTTTCGCTGGTGGAGAATTGTTTGGCGTGCTTGACAAGCAGCCtatgaaaatttttaaagagGAATCTGCAAG GTTCTATGCGGCAGAGGTCATCATTGCCTTGGAGTACCTCCACTGTTTAG GAATAATTTATCGTGACCTGAAGCCTGAAAATATCTTGGTCCAGAAGGATGGGCATATCGTGCTAACTGACTTTGATCTGTCATTTATGACATCGTGTAAACCCCAT ATTATAAAGCATCCATTACCTAGTAATAGGAGGAGATCTAGGAGTCAACCACCACCAACATTTGTTGCAGAACCAGTTGCACAGTCGAACTCATTTGTTGGAACCGAAGAATATATTGCTCCT GAAATTATTACAGGTGCAGGACATAGTAGCGCGATTGATTGGTGGGCTCTTG GTGTCTTGTTGTATGAAATGCTCTACGGTCGTACACCTTTCAGGGGAAAGAATAGGCAGAAGACTTTCGCCAATATCTTGCACAAAGATCTGACCTTTCCAAGCAGCATTTCT GGATGCATTATTCAATCTTTTTTCTTGGAGCTTCCCTGCTGA
- the LOC133882047 gene encoding phototropin-2 isoform X1: MEKPRATPSARHQFSGVDERRSVEVFGLPVSDDVSTSRKSEGGEIQDQGGLESTTFDSTVSSTEPGVSKWMAFEREAVSKPDNSNYSSASSLSDRIIKTEAGIAERKAEWGVVVKSDVGEGSLKAVGGMNLMGRSSRDGERVIGAASTRTSDESNCGSEKTSGAFPRVSQELKEALATLQQTFVVSDATKPDCPIIYASSGFFSMTGYSTKEVIGRNCRFLQGPETDRNEVAKIRDAVKNGNSYCGRLFNYKKDGTPFWNLLTVTPIKDDRGNTIKFIGMQVEVSKYTEGVNEKALRPNGLPKSLIRYDARQKEKALGSITEVVQTIKHPHSHGLSHDNASKLEGQESFNLDYILPKSADIQNMSTPGRQTRQLDSRGDVSHPSSCLEADKKSRKSGRISLMGFKGRSPSSVGRHEEKPIVEPEVLMTKDIEHTDRWDHADRERDIRQGIDLATTLERIEKNFVITDPRLPDNPIIFASDSFLELTEYTREEILGRNCRFLQGPETDQATVSKIRDAIRKQREITVQLINYTKSGKKFWNLFHLQPMRDQKGELQYFIGVQLDGSDHVEPLRNRLSERTELKSAKLVKATAENVDEAVRELPDANLRPEDLWAIHSRPVFPKPHKKESSSWLAIQKITACGEKLGLHHFKPIRPLGCGDTGSVHLVELKGTSELYAMKAMEKSAMLNRNKVHRACIEREIIALLDHPFLPTLYTSFQTYTHVCLITDFFAGGELFGVLDKQPMKIFKEESARFYAAEVIIALEYLHCLGIIYRDLKPENILVQKDGHIVLTDFDLSFMTSCKPHIIKHPLPSNRRRSRSQPPPTFVAEPVAQSNSFVGTEEYIAPEIITGAGHSSAIDWWALGVLLYEMLYGRTPFRGKNRQKTFANILHKDLTFPSSISVSLAARQLINALLQRDPASRLGSNTGANEIKEHPFFHGINWPLIRCMSPPPLDAPLQFTGKDPKSKELQWDDDGVLVHSMDMEIF, from the exons ATGGAGAAACCGAGAGCAACACCATCTGCAAGGCATCAATTTTCCGGTGTAGATGAGCGGAGATCGGTTGAGGTTTTCGGATTGCCAGTGAGTGATGATGTTAGCACTAGCAGGAAGAGCGAGGGAGGTGAAATACAAGATCAGGGTGGATTAGAAAGCACTACTTTTGATTCTACTGTGAGCAGTACAGAGCCGGGCGTGAGCAAGTGGATGGCATTTGAGAGAGAGGCCGTCAGCAAGCCCGACAATTCCAATTATTCTTCAGCTTCTTCTTTGAGTGATCGAATTATAAAAACTGAAGCTGGCATAGCCGAAAGGAAAGCAGAATGGGGTGTGGTGGTGAAGTCAGACGTGGGAGAGGGTAGTTTGAAAGCAGTAGGGGGTATGAACCTGATGGGGAGGTCATCACGCGATGGAGAGAGAGTCATTGGAGCGGCATCGACCAGGACATCGGATGAATCCAATTGTGGATCTGAAAAAACATCAGGGGCCTTCCCGAGGGTATCACAAGAGTTGAAGGAGGCTTTGGCAACATTGCAGCAAACATTTGTTGTCTCCGATGCCACAAAACCAGACTGCCCCATTATCTACGCCAGCAGCGGCTTCTTTAGTATGACCGGTTATTCTACAAAGGAGGTTATTGGAAGGAACTG CCGATTTCTTCAGGGACCGGAAACAGACCGGAATGAAGTGGCCAAAATACGAGATGCAGTTAAAAATGGGAACAGCTACTGTGGCAGGCTCTTTAACTACAAGAAGGATGGTACCCCTTTCTGGAATCTTCTCACTGTCACCCCTATCAAAGATGACCGTGGCAATACCATCAAATTTATTGG AATGCAAGTGGAGGTCAGCAAATACACTGAAGGTGTTAATGAGAAGGCACTACGGCCAAATGGGTTGCCCAAGTCGTTAATTCGTTATGATG CTCGTCAGAAGGAGAAGGCTTTAGGTTCCATCACAGAGGTTGTCCAGACTATAAAACATCCGCACTCTCACGGTTTGAGTCATGACAATGCCAGCAAGCTTGAAGGACAGGAAAGTTTCAACCTTGATTATATTCTGCCGAAATCTGCTGATATTCAGAATATGAGTACACCTGGCAGACAAACTCGTCAATTGGATTCCAGGGGTGATGTGTCTCATCCAAGTTCTTGTCTGGAAGCAGACAAGAAATCTAGAAAATCAGGACGCATTTCCTTAATGGG GTTCAAAGGGAGGTCTCCCAGCTCTGTAGGGAGGCATGAAGAGAAACCAATTGTTGAACCAGAGGTTTTGATGACTAAAGACATAGAACACACTGACCGTTGGGACCACGCTGATAGAGAAAGGGATATACGCCAAGGAATTGACCTAGCAACCACATTAGAACGCATTGAAAAGAACTTTGTGATCACTGATCCTAGACTTCCTGATAACCCAATT ATATTTGCATCTGATAGCTTTCTTGAATTGACAGAGTATACACGCGAAGAAATTTTGGGAAGGAACTGTAG GTTTCTTCAAGGACCCGAAACAGATCAAGCAACTGTCTCAAAGATAAGAGATGCCATTAGAAAACAAAGGGAAATCACTGTTCAGTTGATCAATTATACTAAGAGTG GAAAAAAATTCTGGAATTTGTTTCACTTGCAACCTATGCGTGACCAAAAG GGTGAGCTTCAATACTTCATTGGTGTCCAACTAGATGGAAGTGATCATGTGGAACCTCTGCGCAACCGGCTCTCAGAGAGAACAGAGCTAAAAAGTGCGAAGTtg GTCAAAGCCACTGCAGAAAATGTTGATGAAGCTGTCAGAGAACTTCCTGATGCCAACTTG AGACCGGAAGATTTGTGGGCAATTCATTCTCGGCCTGTCTTTCCAAAGCCTCACAAGAAAGAGAGTTCTTCTTGGCTAGCAATACAAAAG ATCACTGCATGCGGTGAAAAACTTGGGCTACATCATTTTAAGCCCATAAGACCATTGGGTTGTGGAGATACTGGCAG TGTTCATTTGGTGGAACTGAAAGGTACTAGTGAACTGTACGCTATGAAGGCAATGGAAAAGTCAGCAATGCTGAACCGTAACAAG GTTCACCGAGCATGCATTGAGAGGGAAATCATTGCACTACTTGATCATCCTTTTCTTCCAACACTTTACACTTCATTTCAG ACCTATACACACGTTTGTTTGATAACAGACTTTTTCGCTGGTGGAGAATTGTTTGGCGTGCTTGACAAGCAGCCtatgaaaatttttaaagagGAATCTGCAAG GTTCTATGCGGCAGAGGTCATCATTGCCTTGGAGTACCTCCACTGTTTAG GAATAATTTATCGTGACCTGAAGCCTGAAAATATCTTGGTCCAGAAGGATGGGCATATCGTGCTAACTGACTTTGATCTGTCATTTATGACATCGTGTAAACCCCAT ATTATAAAGCATCCATTACCTAGTAATAGGAGGAGATCTAGGAGTCAACCACCACCAACATTTGTTGCAGAACCAGTTGCACAGTCGAACTCATTTGTTGGAACCGAAGAATATATTGCTCCT GAAATTATTACAGGTGCAGGACATAGTAGCGCGATTGATTGGTGGGCTCTTG GTGTCTTGTTGTATGAAATGCTCTACGGTCGTACACCTTTCAGGGGAAAGAATAGGCAGAAGACTTTCGCCAATATCTTGCACAAAGATCTGACCTTTCCAAGCAGCATTTCT GTAAGTCTTGCAGCCAGACAATTGATTAATGCATTGTTGCAAAGAGACCCTGCTAGCCGTTTAGGATCAAATACTGGTGCCAATGAAATCAAAGAACACCCTTTTTTCCATGGAATTAATTGGCCTCTGATCCGCTGCATG AGCCCACCACCGCTAGATGCGCCTCTTCAATTCACTGGAAAAGatccaaagtccaaggaattgCAGTGGGACGATGATGGAGTGCTTGTTCATTCTATGGACATGGAGATTTTCTGA
- the LOC133882048 gene encoding AP-1 complex subunit sigma-1 has protein sequence MIHFVLLISRQGKVRLTKWYSPYTQKERTKVIRELSGVILTRGPKLCNFVEWRGYKVVYKRYASLYFCMCIDEEDNALEVLEIIHHFVEILDRYFGSVCELDLIFNFHKAYYILDELLIAGELQESSKKTVARLISAQDSLVEAAKEQRSSISNIIAQATK, from the exons atg ATTCACTTTGTGCTTCTCATTAGTCGACAAGGAAAAGTGAGATTGACAAAATGGTATTCACCTTATACACAGAAGGAAAGAACTAAG GTTATACGTGAGCTAAGTGGAGTGATCCTTACGCGAGGGCCCAAACTCTGTAATTTTGTTGAATGGAGAGGATACAAAGTTGTTTATAAAAG GTATGCTAGTCTATATTTCTGCATGTGCATTGATGAAGAAGACAATGCATTGGAAGTCCTTGAAATAATTCATCACTTTGTGGAGATTCTGGACCGATATTTTGGCAGT GTCTGTGAGCTGGACTTGATCTTCAACTTCCACAAG GCCTACTATATATTGGATGAACTATTGATTGCTGGCGAACTTCAGGAGTCTAGCAAGAAGACAGTTGCACGGTTGATATCTGCACAG GATTCATTGGTGGAGGCCGCAAAAGAGCAGCGCAGCTCAATAAGTAATATAATCGCTCAGGCTACTAAGTAG